A genomic stretch from Anaerolinea thermophila UNI-1 includes:
- a CDS encoding serine-rich protein, whose amino-acid sequence MIRVLDNGLHIEEGVLRYAWFRLETPEGERYRCVAFRELASVPYDVARDTDTLGRQWAALRGVYNAGVDYLYTALGIFHPEHVGIVQLYGAAGEGESRETAASLALEGAAAVQAALANFPQSQTRPPDLRWIEWYLEFVTRRARNVLALLGHPDPRASKRGLGADGNLPDYAEDDLAEEQNEILFRGLAKLRQDFVFQVAAEHVDRKRLSRALVEVARVASQFASRRRGSVNIGFSLGIPLMAALGQAVSGGQGGSSAVAHSTAQGTSHGWGQAHSDSHSVGKSEAWTNGGSETHSVGTSWAKSVSEGQSWSHTESHATTDSSATSTSVGSGSSWSSGGSISSGVSGSHTESAGSGTTLSHGTSSGVSTSTGESLSHSASMSTNYSADAKILGVGGGWSSGVSEGYSGTQSSSQSVSSGTSEGVAVSSTQGTADSSGWSAGASQSWMSGGSSFSSTTTMSGHAETHGTADSVGGSHVETTTVGGSESWSQSRMWAHTTGRSESWGTTDTTSEQYGRSYAEGESAAQGVSRMTGQAFTGGFSTGLVPGVNVGRSWQLEDDVADRLTEILRQFEGLVNQAAAEGGFMTDALLLVDTEEGARAGETLASQAFHGTTVPTPVLTVRADDPRVREHALAFLPYAEADPNDPFGGVLWTKYGTLLTAGQLAAYTAPGLVEESTAVVTIAPTPKGLTFYPNMPGDVVLGHQYSPLTRDLTRAQVRLDAERLFHTMFAADTGYGKSVAAMRLAYETTLKWHLRTVVLDFGAGWRSLLNAPGLEGHVDIRQLWPTAARPLRWNPLQIGRNINPETQWRAFADIFGSVARLGVKRQKQELLDALRAVYLQAGVLVDDREVRGDAQWGFVQADEVEVAEAPAGTPLGELSLTQRQRLAVYRSSRVDLSTLYRQVEEKLSRVNPRDTMLTGVLEGILYRMNALVQGAAAAQFSAGPDCVPMEDLAKPWGVAIIEGGMFLDDFGKAFLLGWAGWHLYTDMVARRVHEVNTDEPILQIFFEEANKIFAGVDAGGGDDESGGVSLSQRFGDMFRDARKYKARLHVITQAPSLIPQDIISSCNNLVVGFLKNPKDKDIVLSGIARSEKGFVDEPWRRFLADLQIGMFLGRFPYAFEREMQQPFLFRPLAVVAPEPTDEEIAAKLGRITL is encoded by the coding sequence ATGATCAGAGTGCTGGACAACGGACTGCATATCGAAGAGGGCGTACTGCGGTACGCCTGGTTCCGGCTGGAGACGCCGGAAGGGGAACGCTACCGCTGCGTCGCCTTCCGTGAGTTAGCCAGCGTGCCGTATGACGTGGCGCGGGACACCGACACGCTGGGCAGACAGTGGGCGGCGCTGCGGGGCGTGTACAACGCGGGGGTGGATTACCTGTACACGGCGCTGGGAATATTTCACCCGGAGCATGTGGGGATCGTGCAGCTGTACGGGGCGGCGGGAGAAGGGGAAAGCCGGGAGACAGCGGCGTCACTGGCGCTGGAAGGCGCGGCGGCAGTGCAGGCAGCCCTGGCAAACTTCCCGCAGTCGCAGACCCGACCGCCCGATCTGCGCTGGATCGAGTGGTATCTGGAGTTCGTCACGCGGCGGGCACGCAACGTGCTGGCACTGCTGGGACATCCCGACCCGCGCGCCAGCAAGCGCGGACTGGGAGCGGACGGCAACCTGCCGGACTACGCCGAAGACGACCTGGCGGAGGAACAGAACGAAATTCTGTTTCGCGGGCTGGCAAAACTGCGGCAGGATTTCGTCTTCCAGGTGGCGGCAGAGCACGTAGACCGCAAGCGCCTCTCGCGGGCGCTGGTGGAAGTGGCGCGGGTAGCGAGCCAGTTTGCCAGTCGGCGGCGGGGAAGTGTGAACATCGGCTTCTCGCTGGGCATTCCCCTCATGGCGGCGCTGGGGCAGGCGGTATCGGGCGGACAGGGCGGTTCGAGCGCGGTGGCGCACTCAACCGCACAGGGGACGTCGCACGGCTGGGGGCAGGCGCACTCGGACAGCCACAGCGTGGGCAAGAGCGAAGCCTGGACGAACGGCGGTTCGGAGACGCACAGCGTGGGCACGTCGTGGGCGAAATCGGTCTCGGAGGGACAGTCCTGGTCGCACACCGAGAGTCACGCCACCACCGATTCCAGCGCCACCTCGACCTCGGTAGGCAGCGGCAGTTCCTGGTCAAGCGGGGGGAGCATTTCCAGCGGGGTCTCGGGAAGCCACACGGAAAGCGCCGGGAGCGGGACGACCCTCTCGCACGGCACCTCTTCCGGGGTGAGCACCTCGACGGGAGAAAGTCTGTCCCATTCGGCAAGCATGAGCACGAATTACTCGGCAGACGCCAAAATTCTGGGCGTGGGCGGCGGGTGGAGTTCCGGGGTCAGCGAGGGCTATTCGGGAACGCAGTCGAGCAGCCAGAGCGTCTCCAGCGGGACCTCTGAAGGGGTGGCGGTGAGCAGTACGCAGGGGACGGCCGACTCGAGCGGATGGAGCGCGGGAGCCAGCCAGTCGTGGATGAGCGGGGGGAGCAGTTTCTCCAGCACCACCACGATGAGCGGACACGCCGAAACGCACGGCACTGCCGACAGCGTGGGTGGATCGCATGTCGAAACCACCACGGTGGGCGGCAGCGAATCGTGGTCTCAGTCGCGCATGTGGGCGCACACAACGGGCAGGAGCGAATCATGGGGCACGACCGACACCACCAGCGAGCAGTACGGGCGCAGTTACGCCGAAGGCGAGAGCGCGGCGCAGGGGGTATCCCGCATGACCGGGCAGGCGTTTACCGGCGGCTTCTCCACCGGGCTGGTGCCGGGGGTGAACGTGGGACGTTCGTGGCAGCTGGAGGACGACGTAGCCGACCGCCTGACCGAAATCCTGCGGCAGTTCGAGGGGCTGGTCAACCAGGCGGCGGCAGAGGGCGGCTTCATGACGGACGCGCTGCTGCTGGTGGACACGGAGGAAGGCGCGCGTGCCGGGGAGACGCTGGCCAGTCAGGCATTTCACGGCACGACCGTACCCACCCCCGTCCTGACGGTGCGGGCGGACGACCCGCGCGTGCGGGAGCACGCCCTGGCGTTCCTGCCGTATGCGGAAGCCGACCCGAACGACCCGTTCGGCGGGGTGCTGTGGACGAAGTACGGCACACTGCTCACGGCAGGGCAGCTGGCAGCCTACACCGCGCCTGGACTGGTGGAGGAGAGTACGGCGGTGGTGACGATTGCGCCCACCCCGAAAGGGCTGACCTTCTACCCGAACATGCCCGGGGACGTGGTGCTGGGACACCAGTACAGCCCGCTGACCCGCGACCTGACCCGGGCGCAGGTGCGGCTGGACGCGGAGCGCCTGTTCCACACCATGTTTGCCGCGGATACCGGCTACGGGAAGAGCGTGGCGGCGATGCGCCTTGCCTATGAGACCACCCTGAAGTGGCATTTGCGCACGGTGGTGCTGGACTTCGGCGCAGGCTGGCGCAGTCTGCTGAACGCCCCGGGACTGGAGGGGCACGTGGACATCCGGCAGTTGTGGCCGACCGCGGCGCGCCCGCTGCGCTGGAACCCGCTGCAAATCGGGAGGAACATCAACCCGGAGACGCAGTGGCGGGCGTTTGCGGACATCTTCGGAAGCGTGGCACGGCTGGGTGTGAAGCGGCAGAAGCAGGAACTGCTGGACGCCCTGCGGGCGGTGTACCTGCAAGCCGGGGTGCTGGTGGACGACCGCGAGGTGCGCGGAGATGCGCAGTGGGGTTTCGTCCAGGCGGATGAGGTGGAGGTGGCGGAAGCGCCTGCCGGGACGCCGCTGGGAGAATTGAGCCTGACGCAGCGGCAGCGGCTGGCGGTGTACCGTTCGAGCCGGGTGGATTTGAGCACGCTGTACCGGCAGGTGGAGGAGAAACTCTCGCGGGTCAACCCGCGGGACACCATGCTGACGGGCGTGCTGGAGGGGATTCTGTACCGCATGAACGCGCTGGTGCAGGGAGCGGCGGCGGCGCAGTTTTCCGCCGGGCCCGACTGCGTGCCGATGGAAGACCTTGCCAAGCCGTGGGGGGTGGCGATCATCGAGGGCGGGATGTTCCTGGACGACTTCGGCAAGGCGTTCCTGCTGGGCTGGGCAGGCTGGCACCTGTACACGGACATGGTGGCGCGGCGGGTGCATGAGGTGAACACAGACGAGCCGATTTTGCAGATTTTCTTCGAAGAAGCCAACAAGATTTTTGCCGGGGTGGACGCCGGAGGCGGAGACGACGAGAGCGGCGGAGTGAGTTTGAGCCAGCGCTTCGGGGACATGTTCCGGGATGCGCGCAAGTACAAAGCACGCCTGCACGTCATCACGCAGGCGCCGAGCCTGATCCCGCAGGACATTATCTCTTCCTGCAACAACCTGGTGGTGGGTTTCCTGAAGAACCCCAAAGACAAGGACATTGTCCTGAGCGGGATTGCGCGCAGTGAGAAGGGCTTCGTGGATGAGCCCTGGCGGCGGTTTCTGGCGGACTTGCAGATCGGCATGTTCCTGGGGCGCTTCCCGTATGCCTTTGAGCGGGAAATGCAGCAGCCGTTCCTGTTCCGACCGCTGGCGGTGGTGGCTCCCGAACCGACGGATGAAGAGATTGCCGCAAAACTGGGGAGGATTACGTTATGA